A genomic window from Hypomesus transpacificus isolate Combined female chromosome 15, fHypTra1, whole genome shotgun sequence includes:
- the rps3 gene encoding 40S ribosomal protein S3: MAVQISKKRKFVSDGIFKAELNEFLTRELAEDGYSGVEVRVTPTRTEIIILATRTQNVLGEKGRRIRELTAVVQKRFGFPEGSVELYAEKVATRGLCAIAQAESLRYKLLGGLAVRRACYGVLRFIMESGAKGCEVVVSGKLRGQRAKSMKFVDGLMIHSGDPVNYYVDTAVRHVLLRQGVLGIKVKIMLPWDPSGKIGPKKPLPDHVSIVEPKEETLPTTPMSEQKGAKPEAPAMPQGTPVPTA, encoded by the exons ATGGCGGTGCAAATCTCCAAGAAGAGGAAG ttTGTCTCTGACGGAATCTTCAAGGCCGAGCTGAACGAGTTTTTGACTCGTGAGCTTGCCGAGGATGGATACTCCGGTGTGGAGGTTCGCGTGACCCCAACCAGGACCGAAATCATTATCTTGGCCACAAG GACCCAGAATGTGCTGGGTGAGAAGGGCCGTCGCATCAGGGAGCTGACCGCTGTGGTTCAGAAGAGGTTTGGCTTCCCTGAGGGCAGTGTGGAG CTGTATGCTGAGAAGGTGGCCACTCGTGGTCTCTGTGCCATTGCCCAGGCTGAGTCTCTGCGCTACAAGCTGCTGGGAGGTCTGGCTGTACGCAG ggctTGCTATGGTGTGCTGAGGTTCATCATGGAGAGTGGTGCTAAGGGATGTGAGGTGGTGGTCTCTGGCAAGCTGAGGGGCCAGAGGGCCAAGTCCATGAAGTTTGTGGACGGCCTGATGATCCACAGCGGCGACCCCGTCAACTACTACGTCGACACAGCTGTCCGCCACGTTCTGCTGAGGCAGG GTGTGCTGGGGATCAAGGTGAAGATCATGCTGCCATGGGACCCCAGTGGCAAGATTGGCCCCAAGAAGCCCCTGCCCGACCACGTCAGCATCGTGGAGCCCAAGGAGGAGACCCTGCCCACAACACCCATGTCTGAGCAGAAGGGAGCCAAGCCCGAGGCACCCGCCATGCCCCAGGGAACCCCAGTACCCACCGCATAG
- the LOC124478249 gene encoding NACHT and WD repeat domain-containing protein 2 isoform X1 produces MEGSEEGFFFRSSCVKVYLCSNPEDSVQERRALRECVFPRLREYCRHTHGLDFRVMDPYEATDQRRWPGQQSREHVLQACRESSPGPFLVALLGDKYGPACLPAQMEVAEFQQILQTGQRAGVSTRGLEGAYVRDENATPPCFRLQGRSHTPQPPGAQSNGTTGDTDSLCEEMGGQEKLTEALKAAVSQCVLEGLMTTERAQTYCRSVLDMDLRFALENRPPENIINRCLVYVHKTSNRSSQRENKLLSQLCDHFLPDLVTSCQLQVYTATSECDRRQRSTLPKKLSYIEELCEQIHSDLRRLIARSVTLETGQRSPQCVPGDVLAREQAEWRELCSILSRLYDVKRPEEEEVRKYLDQRDIRRPLLVVGGPCTGKTVLLSHCAWQVRSWLSDRDPEVIIFFTDLSIHSSPKHLLLSLMCQISQSYNHPDPDQRPITNPLYPDPNLSLPQLRHKLLGLLSTLPSSKRPLILILDGLNLGGHTSDAQIIQHLPSPLPPNVKLVLSVSPAQTETLRALKLHYPQSSTADGCVRVELESVERTGCVRMLASLLSASGRKVTSGQQAVVNRALASCPLTLYARLLHMHTSLWSSATEVTESSLPVGVHSSISALLMHLEEKHGSTLVSVALSYLTLSRAGLTEGELTDLLSSHDDVLAGYVQQNEGPPSRFRVPEVDVERLLLDLKGFLEKRTVAGARVLFWVSRHFGLVVCKRYLQVVEARVEFHSEMADYFSDRWAYGRAKPLVINPTTGPNQTGAVSNPAAKIYIDRQPNSQPYVFNTVQLPSCSSSVSSSEHSHINFRKLLELPHHLQKSNRGKELRNGLLISLGFHQAMLRAGLLGELICLLEVGALSRERVLLAGMLRASACLLWSSPLEPPTVMEMKLHPFLGVCPGLESYVREVEQERRRTGSGIGAVLSPAPSTVPSMRYVLETGEGKRTVTAVAGTECGTVVISLGDGSVWVWKGSNVQELMLTHEPNMCFVSVKNSGRFILMTTKCNRVLLWDVKDLETIQELKDTRGLQSGPDQNTHPTVAGFVVCEDRVCVWWKGFNFLSVWGLQGEPLTYLQCQNTVTCVLSSPGGCLLYCGQEKGMVSMFDMKSCSLLASCSGPTENAFISVILSQDEEEMACIDHIGNIFLWEMTNKGEEPSFIRECYSRNCSTAIRNIDHSKEAHILLVCEAQQILLWDTHDWEQWDQFLAPQGRAFTQVMVSQDSHLLLATVEACPSVLVWRITTGQCVLSLDTCTLSKPLTLLKMGSTLCAVTGNGSLTTWDSELVYAAGMAPRMQAGVRQVVTEPMGERSTFYVSDGSERVWRWDLQTGSPEAIFLHDLPVEKLCLSPDGSHLVTLSGREVNVWECRTGKNLHRIHCGKARDILITPNWNIGVCFSEHGLTRVWKLATGAIVCNIHLYLKDAQISTESTFLIGLHRGDLLAASLWSGSISKRFSSSECPEHVLAFQTLPEHPDFVMVMTASGALYTWRVAEETVCRQFQLPPPFLCQPQVFQMSSDGSYALLSIDDDVITLLDFFSSRLCSVRAEGPVLKVCLDDTGHYVVYISQPLAQNKGCTCDLHSEPVLTVVRLRDGSKVGRLCLCKMPLTLMICKEFFVYVGFQDGSVGVYATFDAMRTRRGAVWGKLNLTGLPRPCQCDNEPLTWLPLATPSTTWLEQSQMV; encoded by the exons ATGGAAGGTTCTGAAGAGGGGTTCTTCTTCAGGTCCTCCTGTGTGAAGGTCTACCTGTGCTCCAACCCAGAAG ACTCTGTGCAGGAACGAAGGGctctgagagagtgtgtgttccccagaCTGAGGGaatactgcagacacacacacggactggACTTCAGG GTGATGGACCCGTACGAGGCTACTGACCAGAGGCGCTGGCCAGGGCAGCAGAGCAGGGAGCACGTCCTGCAGGCCTGCAGAGAGAGCTCCCCTGGACCCTTCCTGGTG GCCTTGCTGGGGGACAAGTATGGACcggcctgtctccctgcccagATGGAGGTGGCAGAGTTCCAGCAGATCCTTCAGACGGGCCAGCGAGCGGGCGTCAGCACCCGTGGCCTGGAAGGTGCATACGTCCGGGACGAGAACGCCACACCGCCCTGCTTCCGCCTGCAGGGACGATCGCACACACCTCAGCCGCCTGGTGCGCAG TCAAACGGGACGACAGGAGATACAGACAGCCTTTGTGAAGAGATGGGCGGACAGGAGAAGTTGACTGAAGCTTTGAAGGCTGCAGTGAGTCAGTGTGTTCTGGAGGGTCTCATGACCACGGAGAGAGCCCAGACCTACTGCAGATCAG TCCTTGATATGGACCTACGATTCGCTCTGGAGAACCGTCCCCCTGAAAACATAATCAACCGGTGCCTGGTCTACGTCCACAAGACCTCCAACAGGAGCAGCCAGAGAGAAAACAAGCTTCTTTCCCAGCTCTGTGACCACTTCCTGCCCGACCTAGTGACTTCCTGTCAGCTCCAGGTCTACACCGCGACCTCGGAATGTGACCGCCGTCAACGTTCCACGCTACCCAAAAAGCTGAGTTACATTGAGGAACTCTGCGAGCAGATACACTCTGACCTCCGACGTTTGATCGCCAGGTCGGTCACCTTGGAAACCGGTCAACGGTCACCGCAGTGTGTTCCCGGTGATGTGTTAGCCAGAGAGCAGGCTGAGTGGAGGGAGTTGTGTTCTATCTTGTCTCGTCTCTACGATGTCAAGCgcccagaggaagaggaggtcagGAAGTACCTGGATCAGAGGGACATACGTCGCCCTCTACTGGTGGTGGGAGGCCCTTGCACCGGGAAAACAGTGCTGCTCTCCCACTGTGCTTGGCAG GTGAGGTCTTGGCTATCCGACAGGGATCCTGAAGTGATCATCTTTTTCACTGACCTGTCAATCCACTCGTCCCCCAaacacctcctcctcagcctgatGTGCCAGATATCTCAAAGCTACAACCACCCTGATCCTGACCAAAGGCCCATCACCAACCCCCTCTATCCCGACCCtaacctctcccttccccagctcagacacaaactgctcggtcttctctccaccctcccttcctccaagcGACCTCTCATTCTCATTCTGGATGGTCTGAACCTGGGTGGCCACACATCAGATGCCCAGATTATCCAgcatcttccctctcccctcccgccCAACGTCAAACTTGTGCTCTCCGTCTCCCCCGCACAAACTGAGACCCTGCGGGCCCTTAAACTACACTACCCACAGTCCTCGACAGCAGAcggctgtgtgcgtgtggagctGGAGTCGGTGGAGAGGACGGGGTGTGTGAGGATGCTGGCGAGTCTGTTGAGCGCGTCGGGGAGGAAGGTGACGTCGGGACAACAGGCGGTGGTCAACCGAGCTTTGGCCTCCTGCCCTTTGACCCTGTACGCACGCCtcctgcacatgcacacatcacTGTGGAGCTCAG CAACGGAGGTGACTGAGTCATCCCTCCCTGTGGGAGTCCACTCCAGCATCTCGGCCCTTCTGATGCACCTGGAGGAGAAGCACGGCTCCACCTTGGTTTCTGTAGCCCTGAGCTACCTCACCCTCTCCAGGGCTGGCCTCACAGAGGGCGAGCTCACTGACCTGCTGTCCAGCCATGATGATGTGCTGGCAGGCTATGTCCAGCAGAATGAGGGCCCCCCCTCCAGGTTTAGGGTGCCGGAGGTGGATGTGGAGAGGCTGCTGCTGGATCTGAAGGGGTTTCTGGAGAAGAGGACCGTGGCAGGGGCAAGAGTGCTGTTCTGGGTCAGCAGGCATTTTGGGTTGGTGGTGTGCAAGAGGTACCTGCAAGTCGTTGAGGCCAGAGTTGAGTTTCACTCAGAAATGGCAGACTATTTCAGCGACCGTTGGGCCTATGGGAGAGCTAAACCGTTGGTCATAAACCCAACCACTGGACCCAACCAAACTGGGGCTGTCTCGAACCCAGCTGCAAAAATATACATTGACAGGCAGCCTAACAGCCAACCATATGTGTTTAACACTGTGCAACtcccctcctgctcttcctctgtTTCTTCTTCTGAGCATTCGCATATCAACTTCCGGAAGCTTCTAGAACTTCCCCATCACTTACAAAAGAGTAACAGAGGGAAGGAGCTAAGGAATGGACTGTTGATTTCACTAGGGTTCCACCAGGCCATGCTGAGAGCAGGACTCCTGGGTGAACTGATATGCCTTCTGGAGGTGGGTGCCTTGTCCAGGGAGAGGGTGCTATTAGCAGGGATGCTAAGAGCCTCCGCCTGCCTTCTCTGGAGCTCCCCCCTGGAGCCACCCACGGTGATGGAGATGAAGCTGCATCCTTTCCTGGGGGTGTGCCCTGGGCTGGAGAGTTATGTtagggaggtggagcaggagaggaggaggacgggcaGTGGGATAGGAGCggtgctctctcctgctccctccacaGTTCCCTCCATGCGGTATGTTCTAGAGACAGGGGAAGGAAAGCGTACCGTTACGGCAGTGGCAGGGACAGAGTGTGGGACTGTGGTCATCTCCCTGGGTGACGGTTCTGTCTGGGTGTGGAAGGGGAGCAATGTACAGGAGCTGATGCTTACCCATGAGCCCAACATGTGCTTTGTCAGTGTGAAAAACAGTGGGAGATTCATCCTTATGACAACAAAGTGTAACAGGGTTCTCCTGTGGGATGTGAAGGATCTGGAAACCATTCAGGAGTTAAAGGATACAAGGGGACTTCAATCAGGTCCAGACCAAAATACACATCCAACAGTTGCAGGGTTTGTTGTTTGTgaggacagggtgtgtgtgtggtggaaggGTTTCAACTTTTTAAGTGTGTGGGGACTCCAGGGTGAGCCTCTCACCTACCTGCAGTGCCAGAACACTGTCACGTGTGTTTTGTCCTCCCCTGGTGGTTGCTTATTGTACTGTGGGCAGGAGAAAGGAATGGTCTCCATGTTTGATATGAAGAGTTGCAGTCTTCTAGCGTCATGCTCTGGGCCAACGGAAAATGCCTTCATCTCTGTGATTCTCAGTCAGGATGAGGAGGAAATGGCATGCATTGACCACATAGGAAACATCTTCTTATGGGAGATGACAAACAAAGGGGAGGAGCCCAGTTTCATCAGAGAATGCTATAGCAGGAACTGCTCTACTGCCATTAGAAACATAGATCATTCAAAGGAGGCTCACATTCTCCTGGTGTGTGAAGCCCAGCAAATCTTACTATGGGATACCCATGACTGGGAACAATGGGACCAGTTCCTGGCTCCACAAGGTAGGGCATTCACCCAGGTGATGGTATCCCAGGACAGTCACCTCCTCCTGGCTACGGTAGAGGCCTGTCCCTCAGTGTTGGTGTGGAGGATCACTACAGGCCAGTGTGTTCTCTCCTTAGACACCTGCACACTCTCTAAGCCCCTCACACTCCTCAAAATGGGGTCCACCCTCTGTGCTGTCACTGGAAACGGTAGTCTCACAACATGGGATTCAGAGCTGGTGTATGCTGCAGGCATGGCCCCAAGAATGCAGGCTGGGGTGAGGCAGGTAGTGACTGAGCCAATGGGAGAGAGATCCACTTTCTATGTGTCTGACGGgtcagagagagtgtggaggtgggacttacagacaggaagtccagAAGCGATATTTCTGCATGACCTCCCTGTGGAAAAGCTCTGCCTTTCTCCAGACGGCAGCCATCTTGTGACTCTGTCAGGGCGCGAAGTTAACGTGTGGGAATGCAGAACAGGAAAAAACCTTCACCGTATCCATTGTGGCAAGGCCAGAGACATCCTGATCACCCCTAATTGGAACATCGGGGTGTGTTTTTCAGAGCATGGTCTCACCAGAGTTTGGAAGCTGGCCACAGGGGCCATTGTCTGTAACATACACCTGTATCTGAAAGATGCCCAGATCTCAACTGAGAGCACCTTCCTGATTGGTCTACATCGAGGTGATCTGCTGGCTGCCAGTCTATGGTCAGGTTCCATCAGTAAACGTTTCTCCTCCTCAGAATGCCCAGAGCATGTTCTGGCCTTCCAGACCCTTCCGGAACACCCTGACTTTGTGATGGTGATGACTGCCTCAGGGGCACTGTACACATGGAGGGTGGCAGAGGAGACAGTGTGCCGACAGttccagctcccccccccctttctgtgcCAACCTCAGGTCTTCCAGATGTCCTCTGATGGAAGCTACGCTCTCCTGTCCATTGATGACGATGTCATCACCCTTCTGGATTTCTTCAGTTCCAGATTGTGTTCAGTGAGGGCTGAGGGCCCAGTCCTCAAAGTCTGCCTGGATGACACCGGGCACTATGTCGTCTACATCTCCCAACCTCTAGCTCAGAATAAGGGCTGTACCTGTGACCTGCACAGTGAGCCAGTCCTGACTGTGGTCCGGCTCAGAGACGGGAGCAAAGTAGGGAGGTTGTGTCTGTGTAAGATGCCTCTGACTCTTATGATATGCAAGGAGTTTTTTGTGTATGTTGGGTTTCAGGATGggtctgtgggtgtgtatgcAACCTTTGATGCCATGAGGACCAGAAGAGGGGCTGTCTGGGGAAAGTTGAATCTGACTGGTCTACCGAGGCCATGCCAATGTGACAATGAGCCACTTACATGGTTACCACTAGCAACGCCTAGTACAACATGGCTTGAGCAATCTCAAATGGTCTAG
- the LOC124478249 gene encoding NACHT and WD repeat domain-containing protein 2 isoform X2, with the protein MEVAEFQQILQTGQRAGVSTRGLEGAYVRDENATPPCFRLQGRSHTPQPPGAQSNGTTGDTDSLCEEMGGQEKLTEALKAAVSQCVLEGLMTTERAQTYCRSVLDMDLRFALENRPPENIINRCLVYVHKTSNRSSQRENKLLSQLCDHFLPDLVTSCQLQVYTATSECDRRQRSTLPKKLSYIEELCEQIHSDLRRLIARSVTLETGQRSPQCVPGDVLAREQAEWRELCSILSRLYDVKRPEEEEVRKYLDQRDIRRPLLVVGGPCTGKTVLLSHCAWQVRSWLSDRDPEVIIFFTDLSIHSSPKHLLLSLMCQISQSYNHPDPDQRPITNPLYPDPNLSLPQLRHKLLGLLSTLPSSKRPLILILDGLNLGGHTSDAQIIQHLPSPLPPNVKLVLSVSPAQTETLRALKLHYPQSSTADGCVRVELESVERTGCVRMLASLLSASGRKVTSGQQAVVNRALASCPLTLYARLLHMHTSLWSSATEVTESSLPVGVHSSISALLMHLEEKHGSTLVSVALSYLTLSRAGLTEGELTDLLSSHDDVLAGYVQQNEGPPSRFRVPEVDVERLLLDLKGFLEKRTVAGARVLFWVSRHFGLVVCKRYLQVVEARVEFHSEMADYFSDRWAYGRAKPLVINPTTGPNQTGAVSNPAAKIYIDRQPNSQPYVFNTVQLPSCSSSVSSSEHSHINFRKLLELPHHLQKSNRGKELRNGLLISLGFHQAMLRAGLLGELICLLEVGALSRERVLLAGMLRASACLLWSSPLEPPTVMEMKLHPFLGVCPGLESYVREVEQERRRTGSGIGAVLSPAPSTVPSMRYVLETGEGKRTVTAVAGTECGTVVISLGDGSVWVWKGSNVQELMLTHEPNMCFVSVKNSGRFILMTTKCNRVLLWDVKDLETIQELKDTRGLQSGPDQNTHPTVAGFVVCEDRVCVWWKGFNFLSVWGLQGEPLTYLQCQNTVTCVLSSPGGCLLYCGQEKGMVSMFDMKSCSLLASCSGPTENAFISVILSQDEEEMACIDHIGNIFLWEMTNKGEEPSFIRECYSRNCSTAIRNIDHSKEAHILLVCEAQQILLWDTHDWEQWDQFLAPQGRAFTQVMVSQDSHLLLATVEACPSVLVWRITTGQCVLSLDTCTLSKPLTLLKMGSTLCAVTGNGSLTTWDSELVYAAGMAPRMQAGVRQVVTEPMGERSTFYVSDGSERVWRWDLQTGSPEAIFLHDLPVEKLCLSPDGSHLVTLSGREVNVWECRTGKNLHRIHCGKARDILITPNWNIGVCFSEHGLTRVWKLATGAIVCNIHLYLKDAQISTESTFLIGLHRGDLLAASLWSGSISKRFSSSECPEHVLAFQTLPEHPDFVMVMTASGALYTWRVAEETVCRQFQLPPPFLCQPQVFQMSSDGSYALLSIDDDVITLLDFFSSRLCSVRAEGPVLKVCLDDTGHYVVYISQPLAQNKGCTCDLHSEPVLTVVRLRDGSKVGRLCLCKMPLTLMICKEFFVYVGFQDGSVGVYATFDAMRTRRGAVWGKLNLTGLPRPCQCDNEPLTWLPLATPSTTWLEQSQMV; encoded by the exons ATGGAGGTGGCAGAGTTCCAGCAGATCCTTCAGACGGGCCAGCGAGCGGGCGTCAGCACCCGTGGCCTGGAAGGTGCATACGTCCGGGACGAGAACGCCACACCGCCCTGCTTCCGCCTGCAGGGACGATCGCACACACCTCAGCCGCCTGGTGCGCAG TCAAACGGGACGACAGGAGATACAGACAGCCTTTGTGAAGAGATGGGCGGACAGGAGAAGTTGACTGAAGCTTTGAAGGCTGCAGTGAGTCAGTGTGTTCTGGAGGGTCTCATGACCACGGAGAGAGCCCAGACCTACTGCAGATCAG TCCTTGATATGGACCTACGATTCGCTCTGGAGAACCGTCCCCCTGAAAACATAATCAACCGGTGCCTGGTCTACGTCCACAAGACCTCCAACAGGAGCAGCCAGAGAGAAAACAAGCTTCTTTCCCAGCTCTGTGACCACTTCCTGCCCGACCTAGTGACTTCCTGTCAGCTCCAGGTCTACACCGCGACCTCGGAATGTGACCGCCGTCAACGTTCCACGCTACCCAAAAAGCTGAGTTACATTGAGGAACTCTGCGAGCAGATACACTCTGACCTCCGACGTTTGATCGCCAGGTCGGTCACCTTGGAAACCGGTCAACGGTCACCGCAGTGTGTTCCCGGTGATGTGTTAGCCAGAGAGCAGGCTGAGTGGAGGGAGTTGTGTTCTATCTTGTCTCGTCTCTACGATGTCAAGCgcccagaggaagaggaggtcagGAAGTACCTGGATCAGAGGGACATACGTCGCCCTCTACTGGTGGTGGGAGGCCCTTGCACCGGGAAAACAGTGCTGCTCTCCCACTGTGCTTGGCAG GTGAGGTCTTGGCTATCCGACAGGGATCCTGAAGTGATCATCTTTTTCACTGACCTGTCAATCCACTCGTCCCCCAaacacctcctcctcagcctgatGTGCCAGATATCTCAAAGCTACAACCACCCTGATCCTGACCAAAGGCCCATCACCAACCCCCTCTATCCCGACCCtaacctctcccttccccagctcagacacaaactgctcggtcttctctccaccctcccttcctccaagcGACCTCTCATTCTCATTCTGGATGGTCTGAACCTGGGTGGCCACACATCAGATGCCCAGATTATCCAgcatcttccctctcccctcccgccCAACGTCAAACTTGTGCTCTCCGTCTCCCCCGCACAAACTGAGACCCTGCGGGCCCTTAAACTACACTACCCACAGTCCTCGACAGCAGAcggctgtgtgcgtgtggagctGGAGTCGGTGGAGAGGACGGGGTGTGTGAGGATGCTGGCGAGTCTGTTGAGCGCGTCGGGGAGGAAGGTGACGTCGGGACAACAGGCGGTGGTCAACCGAGCTTTGGCCTCCTGCCCTTTGACCCTGTACGCACGCCtcctgcacatgcacacatcacTGTGGAGCTCAG CAACGGAGGTGACTGAGTCATCCCTCCCTGTGGGAGTCCACTCCAGCATCTCGGCCCTTCTGATGCACCTGGAGGAGAAGCACGGCTCCACCTTGGTTTCTGTAGCCCTGAGCTACCTCACCCTCTCCAGGGCTGGCCTCACAGAGGGCGAGCTCACTGACCTGCTGTCCAGCCATGATGATGTGCTGGCAGGCTATGTCCAGCAGAATGAGGGCCCCCCCTCCAGGTTTAGGGTGCCGGAGGTGGATGTGGAGAGGCTGCTGCTGGATCTGAAGGGGTTTCTGGAGAAGAGGACCGTGGCAGGGGCAAGAGTGCTGTTCTGGGTCAGCAGGCATTTTGGGTTGGTGGTGTGCAAGAGGTACCTGCAAGTCGTTGAGGCCAGAGTTGAGTTTCACTCAGAAATGGCAGACTATTTCAGCGACCGTTGGGCCTATGGGAGAGCTAAACCGTTGGTCATAAACCCAACCACTGGACCCAACCAAACTGGGGCTGTCTCGAACCCAGCTGCAAAAATATACATTGACAGGCAGCCTAACAGCCAACCATATGTGTTTAACACTGTGCAACtcccctcctgctcttcctctgtTTCTTCTTCTGAGCATTCGCATATCAACTTCCGGAAGCTTCTAGAACTTCCCCATCACTTACAAAAGAGTAACAGAGGGAAGGAGCTAAGGAATGGACTGTTGATTTCACTAGGGTTCCACCAGGCCATGCTGAGAGCAGGACTCCTGGGTGAACTGATATGCCTTCTGGAGGTGGGTGCCTTGTCCAGGGAGAGGGTGCTATTAGCAGGGATGCTAAGAGCCTCCGCCTGCCTTCTCTGGAGCTCCCCCCTGGAGCCACCCACGGTGATGGAGATGAAGCTGCATCCTTTCCTGGGGGTGTGCCCTGGGCTGGAGAGTTATGTtagggaggtggagcaggagaggaggaggacgggcaGTGGGATAGGAGCggtgctctctcctgctccctccacaGTTCCCTCCATGCGGTATGTTCTAGAGACAGGGGAAGGAAAGCGTACCGTTACGGCAGTGGCAGGGACAGAGTGTGGGACTGTGGTCATCTCCCTGGGTGACGGTTCTGTCTGGGTGTGGAAGGGGAGCAATGTACAGGAGCTGATGCTTACCCATGAGCCCAACATGTGCTTTGTCAGTGTGAAAAACAGTGGGAGATTCATCCTTATGACAACAAAGTGTAACAGGGTTCTCCTGTGGGATGTGAAGGATCTGGAAACCATTCAGGAGTTAAAGGATACAAGGGGACTTCAATCAGGTCCAGACCAAAATACACATCCAACAGTTGCAGGGTTTGTTGTTTGTgaggacagggtgtgtgtgtggtggaaggGTTTCAACTTTTTAAGTGTGTGGGGACTCCAGGGTGAGCCTCTCACCTACCTGCAGTGCCAGAACACTGTCACGTGTGTTTTGTCCTCCCCTGGTGGTTGCTTATTGTACTGTGGGCAGGAGAAAGGAATGGTCTCCATGTTTGATATGAAGAGTTGCAGTCTTCTAGCGTCATGCTCTGGGCCAACGGAAAATGCCTTCATCTCTGTGATTCTCAGTCAGGATGAGGAGGAAATGGCATGCATTGACCACATAGGAAACATCTTCTTATGGGAGATGACAAACAAAGGGGAGGAGCCCAGTTTCATCAGAGAATGCTATAGCAGGAACTGCTCTACTGCCATTAGAAACATAGATCATTCAAAGGAGGCTCACATTCTCCTGGTGTGTGAAGCCCAGCAAATCTTACTATGGGATACCCATGACTGGGAACAATGGGACCAGTTCCTGGCTCCACAAGGTAGGGCATTCACCCAGGTGATGGTATCCCAGGACAGTCACCTCCTCCTGGCTACGGTAGAGGCCTGTCCCTCAGTGTTGGTGTGGAGGATCACTACAGGCCAGTGTGTTCTCTCCTTAGACACCTGCACACTCTCTAAGCCCCTCACACTCCTCAAAATGGGGTCCACCCTCTGTGCTGTCACTGGAAACGGTAGTCTCACAACATGGGATTCAGAGCTGGTGTATGCTGCAGGCATGGCCCCAAGAATGCAGGCTGGGGTGAGGCAGGTAGTGACTGAGCCAATGGGAGAGAGATCCACTTTCTATGTGTCTGACGGgtcagagagagtgtggaggtgggacttacagacaggaagtccagAAGCGATATTTCTGCATGACCTCCCTGTGGAAAAGCTCTGCCTTTCTCCAGACGGCAGCCATCTTGTGACTCTGTCAGGGCGCGAAGTTAACGTGTGGGAATGCAGAACAGGAAAAAACCTTCACCGTATCCATTGTGGCAAGGCCAGAGACATCCTGATCACCCCTAATTGGAACATCGGGGTGTGTTTTTCAGAGCATGGTCTCACCAGAGTTTGGAAGCTGGCCACAGGGGCCATTGTCTGTAACATACACCTGTATCTGAAAGATGCCCAGATCTCAACTGAGAGCACCTTCCTGATTGGTCTACATCGAGGTGATCTGCTGGCTGCCAGTCTATGGTCAGGTTCCATCAGTAAACGTTTCTCCTCCTCAGAATGCCCAGAGCATGTTCTGGCCTTCCAGACCCTTCCGGAACACCCTGACTTTGTGATGGTGATGACTGCCTCAGGGGCACTGTACACATGGAGGGTGGCAGAGGAGACAGTGTGCCGACAGttccagctcccccccccctttctgtgcCAACCTCAGGTCTTCCAGATGTCCTCTGATGGAAGCTACGCTCTCCTGTCCATTGATGACGATGTCATCACCCTTCTGGATTTCTTCAGTTCCAGATTGTGTTCAGTGAGGGCTGAGGGCCCAGTCCTCAAAGTCTGCCTGGATGACACCGGGCACTATGTCGTCTACATCTCCCAACCTCTAGCTCAGAATAAGGGCTGTACCTGTGACCTGCACAGTGAGCCAGTCCTGACTGTGGTCCGGCTCAGAGACGGGAGCAAAGTAGGGAGGTTGTGTCTGTGTAAGATGCCTCTGACTCTTATGATATGCAAGGAGTTTTTTGTGTATGTTGGGTTTCAGGATGggtctgtgggtgtgtatgcAACCTTTGATGCCATGAGGACCAGAAGAGGGGCTGTCTGGGGAAAGTTGAATCTGACTGGTCTACCGAGGCCATGCCAATGTGACAATGAGCCACTTACATGGTTACCACTAGCAACGCCTAGTACAACATGGCTTGAGCAATCTCAAATGGTCTAG